One Streptomyces sp. L2 genomic window carries:
- the rhaI gene encoding L-rhamnose isomerase — MTDLAAVKAALKTQAVETPSWAYGNSGTRFKVFAQAGVPRDPFEKLDDAARVHEFTGVAPTVALHIPWDTVEDYAELATYAKERGLRLGAVNSNTFQDDDYRLGSICHPDAAVRRKAVDHLLECVGIMDATGSRDLKLWFADGTNYPGQDDVRARQDRLTEGLAEVYERLGEGQRMLLEYKLFEPAFYTTDVPDWGTAYAHCLKLGPKARVVVDTGHHAPGTNIEFIVATLLREGKLGGFDFNSRFYADDDLMVGAADPFQLFRIMYEVVRGDGLTSDVAFMLDQCHNIEAKIPAIIRSVMNVQEATAKALLVDRAALAAAQGSGDVLGANGVLMDAYDTDVRPLLREVREEMGLAPDPLAAYARSGWGEKVVAERVGGEQAGWGA; from the coding sequence GTGACCGACCTCGCCGCGGTGAAGGCCGCGCTCAAGACCCAGGCCGTCGAGACGCCGTCGTGGGCGTACGGGAACTCGGGCACCCGGTTCAAGGTGTTCGCGCAGGCCGGTGTGCCGCGCGATCCGTTCGAGAAGCTCGACGACGCGGCGAGGGTGCACGAGTTCACCGGAGTGGCCCCGACCGTGGCCCTGCACATCCCGTGGGACACCGTCGAGGACTACGCGGAGCTGGCCACGTACGCGAAGGAGCGCGGGCTGCGGCTGGGCGCGGTCAACTCCAACACCTTCCAGGACGACGACTACCGGCTGGGCAGCATCTGCCATCCGGACGCGGCGGTGCGCCGCAAGGCGGTGGACCACCTGCTGGAGTGCGTCGGCATCATGGACGCGACCGGGTCCCGGGACCTGAAGCTGTGGTTCGCCGACGGCACCAACTACCCGGGGCAGGACGACGTACGGGCCCGGCAGGACCGGCTCACCGAGGGGCTGGCCGAGGTGTACGAGCGGCTCGGCGAGGGGCAGCGGATGCTGCTGGAGTACAAGCTCTTCGAGCCGGCGTTCTACACGACGGACGTACCGGACTGGGGAACGGCGTACGCGCACTGCCTGAAGCTGGGCCCGAAGGCGCGGGTGGTCGTCGACACCGGGCACCACGCGCCGGGCACGAACATCGAGTTCATCGTGGCGACACTGCTGCGGGAGGGGAAGCTCGGCGGGTTCGACTTCAACTCACGGTTCTACGCCGACGACGACCTGATGGTCGGGGCCGCCGACCCGTTCCAGCTGTTCCGGATCATGTACGAGGTCGTCCGCGGCGACGGGCTCACCTCGGACGTGGCGTTCATGCTCGACCAGTGCCACAACATCGAGGCGAAGATCCCGGCGATCATCCGCTCGGTGATGAATGTGCAGGAGGCAACGGCGAAGGCGCTGCTCGTGGACCGGGCCGCGCTGGCTGCTGCGCAGGGCTCGGGGGATGTTCTCGGGGCCAATGGGGTGCTGATGGACGCGTACGACACGGATGTGCGGCCGCTTCTTCGGGAGGTGCGGGAGGAGATGGGGCTGGCCCCGGACCCCCTGGCCGCGTATGCCCGGTCCGGGTGGGGCGAGAAGGTCGTCGCCGAGCGGGTTGGTGGCGAGCAGGCCGGGTGGGGGGCGTAG
- a CDS encoding rhamnulokinase family protein, with protein sequence MSGSERSYAAVDLGASSGRVMVGRVGYGALELSEAHRFPNRPVRVAEGLRWDVLALYAGVLDGLRAAGRVDSVGIDSWAVDHGLLDADGALLGNPAHYRDARTEGVAETVWATVPAEELYAATGVQYAPFNTLYQLVAARSSAQFAQARRLLLIPDLLTYWLTGEQGTELTNASTTQLVDPRTGDWAYGLAERLGIDLGLFAPLRRPGDPAGLLRSRVLEETGLDGPVPVTAVGSHDTASAVAAVPAAGERFAYICTGTWSLAGLELAAPVLTEESRAANFTNELGLDGTVRYLRNIMGLWLLQECRRAWGEPDLGLLLREAAGVPGLRSVVDASDAAFLAPGRMPERIAEACRASGQPVPGTRGEVTRCILDSLALAHRRAVADAQRLADHAVDVVYVVGGGTRNALLCQLTADACGLPVVAGATEAAALGNVLVQARTHGLVGDLADMRRLLVRTQPLTRYTPRGDTGRWREAEARLAVR encoded by the coding sequence ATGAGCGGGAGCGAACGGTCGTACGCCGCCGTGGACTTGGGGGCTTCGAGTGGGCGGGTGATGGTCGGCCGGGTCGGGTACGGCGCGCTGGAGCTGAGCGAGGCGCACCGGTTCCCCAACCGGCCGGTCCGGGTGGCGGAGGGGCTGCGCTGGGACGTGCTCGCGCTGTACGCCGGGGTGCTGGACGGGCTGCGGGCGGCGGGGCGGGTCGACTCCGTCGGAATCGACAGCTGGGCCGTCGACCACGGTCTGCTGGACGCGGACGGGGCCCTGCTGGGCAACCCGGCGCACTATCGCGACGCCCGCACGGAGGGGGTCGCCGAGACGGTGTGGGCGACCGTGCCGGCCGAGGAGCTGTACGCGGCGACCGGGGTGCAGTACGCCCCGTTCAACACCCTGTACCAGCTGGTCGCCGCCCGCTCCTCGGCCCAGTTCGCCCAGGCCCGGCGGCTGTTGCTGATCCCGGACCTGCTGACGTACTGGCTGACCGGCGAGCAGGGCACCGAGCTGACCAACGCCTCCACCACCCAGCTGGTCGACCCCCGCACGGGCGACTGGGCGTACGGCCTCGCCGAGCGCCTGGGCATCGACCTCGGCCTGTTCGCGCCGCTGCGCCGGCCGGGCGATCCGGCGGGGCTGCTGCGGTCCCGGGTGCTGGAGGAGACGGGGCTGGACGGGCCGGTGCCGGTGACCGCGGTCGGCTCGCACGACACCGCGTCGGCGGTCGCCGCGGTACCGGCGGCCGGCGAGCGCTTCGCCTACATCTGCACCGGCACCTGGTCGCTGGCCGGCCTGGAGCTGGCCGCTCCGGTGCTCACCGAGGAGAGCCGCGCCGCGAACTTCACCAACGAGCTGGGGCTCGACGGCACCGTGCGCTATCTGCGCAACATCATGGGGCTGTGGCTGCTCCAGGAGTGCCGGCGCGCCTGGGGCGAGCCGGACCTGGGGCTGCTGCTCCGGGAGGCCGCGGGGGTGCCGGGCCTGCGCTCGGTGGTGGACGCCAGCGACGCGGCGTTCCTCGCACCGGGACGGATGCCGGAGCGGATCGCCGAGGCGTGCCGGGCCTCGGGGCAGCCGGTGCCCGGCACGCGGGGCGAGGTCACCCGGTGCATCCTCGACTCGCTGGCGCTCGCCCACCGACGGGCCGTGGCCGACGCCCAGCGGCTCGCCGACCACGCCGTGGACGTGGTGTACGTCGTCGGCGGCGGCACCCGCAACGCGCTGCTGTGCCAGCTGACCGCCGACGCCTGCGGGCTGCCGGTGGTGGCCGGCGCGACGGAGGCGGCCGCGCTCGGCAACGTGCTGGTGCAGGCCCGCACCCACGGCCTGGTGGGCGACCTCGCCGACATGCGCCGGCTGCTCGTCCGCACCCAGCCGCTGACCCGGTACACCCCGCGCGGCGACACCGGCCGCTGGCGGGAGGCGGAGGCCCGGCTCGCCGTGCGGTGA
- a CDS encoding LacI family DNA-binding transcriptional regulator — protein sequence MAQSVGIKDVARAAGVSVGTVSNVINRPDTVAGETRARVLAAIDRLGYVRSESARQLRAGRSRIMGLLVLDMGNPFFVDVARGAERAARAAGLGVMVCNSAQNAAEEAEYLALFAEQRVRGVLLTPADATGRNIDAFRRHDIPFVLVDRVAEGTTECSVSVDDVTGGALAVRHLVDAGHRSLAYVSGPPGLNQVRDRRTGALQALAEAGLGPGALRELPTERLDVAAGRDAGARLLGLADRPTAVFCANDLLALGVLQALYAAGVVVPDDLAIVGYDDIEFAAAAAVPLTSVRQPAVTMGSLAAELLLEETEQGEGTQPHEHRRVVLQPELVVRRSSLTAR from the coding sequence ATGGCCCAGTCGGTGGGTATCAAGGATGTCGCCCGCGCCGCCGGAGTGTCGGTGGGCACGGTGTCCAACGTCATCAACCGCCCGGACACCGTCGCCGGCGAGACCCGCGCCCGGGTCCTGGCCGCCATCGACCGGCTCGGTTACGTCCGCAGCGAGTCCGCCCGCCAGCTGCGCGCGGGCCGCAGCCGGATCATGGGCCTGCTCGTGCTGGACATGGGCAACCCCTTCTTCGTCGACGTGGCGCGCGGCGCCGAGCGCGCCGCCCGCGCCGCCGGTCTGGGCGTGATGGTCTGCAACAGCGCGCAGAACGCCGCCGAGGAGGCCGAGTACCTGGCACTCTTCGCCGAACAGCGGGTGCGGGGCGTGCTGCTCACCCCCGCCGACGCCACCGGCCGCAACATCGACGCCTTCCGCCGGCACGACATCCCCTTCGTGCTCGTCGACCGGGTGGCCGAGGGAACCACCGAGTGCTCGGTCTCCGTCGACGACGTCACCGGCGGCGCCCTGGCCGTCCGCCACCTCGTGGACGCCGGGCACCGGTCCCTCGCCTACGTCAGCGGCCCGCCCGGCCTCAACCAGGTCCGCGACCGCCGCACCGGAGCGCTGCAGGCCCTCGCGGAGGCCGGGCTCGGCCCCGGCGCCCTGCGCGAACTGCCCACCGAACGCCTCGACGTGGCCGCCGGCCGGGACGCGGGCGCCCGCCTGCTCGGCCTCGCCGACCGGCCCACCGCCGTCTTCTGCGCCAACGACCTCCTCGCCCTCGGCGTCCTCCAGGCCCTGTACGCGGCCGGGGTGGTCGTCCCGGACGACCTGGCCATCGTCGGCTACGACGACATCGAGTTCGCCGCCGCGGCGGCCGTACCGCTGACCTCCGTACGGCAGCCCGCCGTCACCATGGGCTCCCTGGCCGCCGAGCTCCTCCTGGAGGAGACCGAGCAGGGCGAGGGCACACAGCCGCACGAGCACCGGCGGGTCGTCCTCCAGCCGGAACTCGTCGTACGCCGCTCCAGCCTGACGGCGCGCTGA
- the rhaS gene encoding rhamnose ABC transporter substrate-binding protein has translation MRTAFRRRTCFCLLAVTSLALSACGGTTKSDVKDDGGAAVSAGKADPNAAIKKGLTVGFLPKQVNNPYFTTADRGGQKALAELGESYKEVGPSSATDTSGQVSYVNTLTQQQVDAMAVSAQDPGALCTALKQAMKNGIKVVTYDSDTNPGCRNAFVSQASAEDLGRTEVRLMAEQIGYKGEIAILSAAQTATNQNTWIGYMKDELKDPKYKNVKLVKIAYGNDDAQASFQQTQGLLQEHPDLKGIISPTTVGIKAAAQYLSGSKYKGKVKLTGLGTPNDMRKYVKNGTVDAFELWDPAKLGDLAARTAVALASGQITGKEGETFQAGSTSYTLGKDGAVNLGKPTVFDARNIDQFDF, from the coding sequence ATGCGCACCGCGTTTCGCCGTCGTACCTGTTTCTGCCTCCTCGCCGTGACCTCTCTCGCCCTTTCCGCCTGTGGCGGTACCACCAAGAGCGATGTCAAGGACGATGGCGGGGCCGCCGTCAGTGCCGGGAAGGCCGATCCGAATGCCGCCATCAAGAAGGGGCTGACCGTCGGGTTTCTGCCGAAGCAGGTCAACAACCCGTACTTCACCACGGCCGACAGGGGTGGGCAGAAGGCACTCGCCGAACTGGGGGAGTCGTACAAGGAGGTCGGGCCCTCCAGTGCCACCGACACCAGCGGGCAGGTGAGTTACGTCAACACCCTCACCCAGCAGCAGGTCGACGCCATGGCCGTCTCCGCGCAGGACCCGGGCGCGCTGTGCACGGCGCTGAAGCAGGCCATGAAGAACGGCATCAAGGTCGTCACCTACGACTCCGACACCAACCCCGGCTGCCGCAACGCCTTCGTGTCGCAGGCCTCAGCCGAGGACCTGGGCCGCACGGAGGTGCGGCTGATGGCCGAGCAGATCGGGTACAAGGGCGAGATCGCGATCCTGTCCGCCGCGCAGACCGCGACCAACCAGAACACCTGGATCGGCTACATGAAGGACGAGCTGAAGGACCCCAAGTACAAGAACGTCAAGCTCGTCAAGATCGCCTACGGCAACGACGACGCGCAGGCCTCCTTCCAGCAGACCCAGGGCCTGCTCCAAGAGCACCCGGACCTGAAGGGGATCATCTCCCCGACCACCGTCGGCATCAAGGCGGCCGCGCAGTACCTGTCCGGCTCCAAGTACAAGGGCAAGGTCAAGCTGACCGGGCTCGGCACCCCCAACGACATGCGCAAGTACGTCAAGAACGGCACCGTCGACGCCTTCGAGCTGTGGGACCCGGCCAAGCTCGGCGATCTGGCCGCGCGTACCGCCGTCGCCCTGGCGTCCGGGCAGATCACCGGCAAGGAGGGCGAGACCTTCCAGGCCGGCTCGACCAGCTACACCCTCGGCAAGGACGGCGCCGTCAACCTGGGCAAGCCCACCGTGTTCGACGCCAGGAACATCGACCAGTTCGACTTCTGA
- a CDS encoding ABC transporter permease, giving the protein MTVTAPDHAPPAEAPRSSGTRLVDRVFRMRELAILAVFLVMIVVTQLGNSQFLSEQGIKDLLLNATILVLVATGQSLVVITRNVDLSVGSTLGISAFAAGTWLHGGGAPVVAVLLAVLLGVASGLLNGLLVSLGQVPALVVTLGTLYIIRGIDSIWVGSRQITAADLPGSFVDFGSGGLRAVPYLALIALAVLIATAYYLKHFGSGRELYALGSNPEAARLAGIPVRKRILAAYTFCGGLAGLAGALYLARFGNVDSGTGNGYELTVVSAVVVGGVVFTGGSGSVYGAALGALLLTSVNSVLPALGVSSVWVLAINGILLLLAILADRIVVLRVAQALKKRNARHA; this is encoded by the coding sequence ATGACGGTCACCGCACCCGATCACGCTCCGCCCGCCGAGGCACCCCGATCGAGCGGGACCCGGCTCGTCGACCGCGTCTTCAGGATGCGCGAACTCGCCATCCTCGCCGTGTTCCTGGTGATGATCGTCGTCACCCAGCTCGGCAACAGCCAGTTCCTGTCCGAACAGGGCATCAAGGACCTGCTGCTGAACGCGACCATCCTGGTGCTCGTCGCCACCGGCCAGTCCCTGGTCGTCATCACCCGCAACGTCGACCTGTCCGTCGGCTCCACCCTCGGCATCAGCGCCTTCGCCGCCGGCACCTGGCTGCACGGCGGCGGTGCCCCGGTCGTCGCCGTCCTGCTCGCCGTGCTGCTCGGGGTCGCCTCCGGACTCCTCAACGGCCTGCTCGTCAGCCTCGGCCAGGTCCCCGCGCTCGTCGTCACCCTCGGCACCCTCTACATCATCCGCGGCATCGACTCCATCTGGGTCGGCTCCCGCCAGATCACCGCGGCCGACCTGCCCGGCTCCTTCGTGGACTTCGGCTCCGGCGGCCTGAGGGCCGTGCCGTACCTCGCGCTGATCGCGCTGGCCGTGCTGATCGCCACCGCCTACTACCTCAAACACTTCGGCAGCGGACGCGAGTTGTACGCCCTCGGCTCCAACCCGGAGGCGGCCCGGCTCGCCGGCATCCCGGTGCGCAAGCGGATCCTGGCCGCCTACACCTTCTGCGGCGGCCTCGCCGGCCTCGCCGGCGCGCTCTACCTGGCCCGGTTCGGCAACGTCGACTCCGGCACCGGCAACGGCTACGAACTCACCGTCGTCAGCGCCGTCGTCGTCGGCGGTGTCGTCTTCACCGGCGGCTCCGGCAGCGTGTACGGCGCCGCGCTCGGCGCCCTGCTGCTCACCTCCGTGAACAGCGTGCTGCCCGCCCTCGGCGTCAGCTCCGTCTGGGTGCTCGCCATCAACGGCATCCTGCTCCTCCTCGCCATCTTGGCCGACCGGATCGTCGTCCTGCGCGTGGCCCAGGCCCTGAAGAAGAGGAACGCCCGCCATGCCTGA
- a CDS encoding bifunctional aldolase/short-chain dehydrogenase — protein sequence MASHPSAADLLARAHRLGSDPRNTNYAGGNASAKGTATDPVTGGDVELMWVKGSGGDLGTLTGAGLAVLRLDRLRALKDVYPGVEREDEMVAAFDYCLHGKGGAAPSIDTAMHGLVDAAHVDHLHPDSGIALACAADGEKLTAECFGDSVVWVPWRRPGFQLGLDIAAVKEANPRAVGCVLGGHGITAWGDSSEECERNSLYIIRTAEAFLAERGKPEPFGPVLESYEALPEADRRERAAALAPYARAVASQDRPQVGHFTDSDAVLDFLARAEHPRLAALGTSCPDHFLRTKVRPLVLDLPPTAPLEDAVARLRELHTAYREAYAAYHAQHALPDSPPLRGADPAIVLVPGVGMFSFGKDKQTARVAGEFYVNAINVMRGAEAVSTYAPIEEAEKFRIEYWALEEAKLRRMPEPKPLATRVALVTGAGSGIGKAVARRLAAEGACVVVADLNGENARTVAGELGGPDKAVAVTVDVTDEEQIAEAFRAAVLAFGGVDLVVNNAGISVSKPLLETSAKDWDLQHDIMARGSFLVSREAARVMIAQGLGGDLVYIVSKNAVFAGPDNIAYSATKADQAHQVRLLAAELGEHGIRVNGVNPDGVVRGSGIFAGGWGAQRAAVYGVPEEELGEFYARRTLLKREVLPEHVANAVFALTGGELTHTTGLHVPVDAGVAAAFLR from the coding sequence ATGGCATCCCACCCGTCAGCTGCCGATCTGCTCGCCCGGGCTCATCGGCTCGGCTCCGATCCCCGGAACACCAACTACGCCGGTGGCAACGCGTCCGCGAAAGGCACCGCGACCGATCCCGTCACCGGGGGTGATGTGGAGCTGATGTGGGTCAAGGGGTCCGGCGGGGATCTCGGGACGCTCACGGGGGCGGGGCTGGCCGTACTGCGGCTGGACCGGCTGCGGGCGCTCAAGGACGTGTACCCGGGGGTGGAGCGCGAGGACGAGATGGTGGCCGCCTTCGACTACTGCCTGCACGGGAAGGGCGGGGCCGCGCCGTCCATCGACACCGCCATGCACGGGCTCGTCGACGCCGCGCACGTGGACCACCTGCATCCCGACTCGGGGATCGCGCTCGCCTGCGCGGCCGACGGGGAGAAGCTGACCGCCGAGTGCTTCGGGGACAGCGTGGTGTGGGTGCCGTGGCGGCGGCCGGGCTTCCAACTGGGCCTGGACATCGCCGCCGTGAAGGAGGCCAACCCGCGGGCCGTCGGGTGCGTCCTCGGCGGACACGGCATCACAGCCTGGGGCGACAGCTCCGAGGAGTGCGAGCGGAACTCGCTGTACATCATCCGCACCGCCGAGGCGTTCCTGGCCGAACGGGGGAAGCCGGAGCCCTTCGGGCCGGTGCTCGAGAGTTACGAGGCGCTGCCCGAGGCGGACCGGCGGGAGCGGGCGGCGGCCCTCGCGCCGTACGCACGGGCCGTCGCCTCGCAGGACCGGCCGCAGGTCGGGCACTTCACCGACTCCGACGCGGTGCTGGACTTCCTCGCCCGCGCGGAACACCCGCGGCTCGCCGCGCTCGGCACGTCCTGCCCGGACCACTTTCTTCGGACCAAGGTACGACCGCTGGTGCTCGACCTGCCACCGACGGCGCCCCTGGAGGACGCGGTCGCCCGGCTGAGGGAACTGCACACCGCGTACCGGGAGGCGTACGCCGCCTACCACGCACAGCACGCGCTGCCGGACTCCCCTCCCCTGCGCGGGGCCGACCCGGCGATCGTGCTCGTGCCCGGCGTCGGCATGTTCTCCTTCGGCAAGGACAAGCAGACCGCCCGGGTGGCCGGGGAGTTCTACGTCAACGCGATCAACGTCATGCGGGGCGCGGAGGCGGTGTCTACCTACGCGCCGATCGAGGAGGCCGAGAAGTTCCGCATCGAGTACTGGGCGCTGGAGGAGGCCAAGCTCCGGCGCATGCCGGAACCGAAGCCGCTGGCCACGCGGGTGGCGCTGGTGACGGGCGCCGGGAGCGGGATCGGCAAGGCCGTCGCGCGCCGGCTGGCCGCCGAGGGCGCCTGTGTCGTCGTAGCCGACCTGAACGGGGAGAACGCGCGGACCGTCGCCGGGGAGCTGGGCGGCCCGGACAAGGCCGTCGCCGTCACCGTCGACGTGACCGACGAGGAGCAGATCGCCGAGGCCTTCCGGGCGGCCGTGCTCGCGTTCGGCGGGGTGGACCTGGTGGTGAACAACGCCGGGATCTCCGTCTCCAAGCCGCTGCTGGAGACGTCCGCGAAGGACTGGGACCTCCAGCACGACATCATGGCCCGGGGCTCGTTCCTGGTGTCGCGGGAAGCGGCACGGGTGATGATCGCCCAGGGGCTCGGCGGTGACCTCGTGTACATCGTCTCGAAGAACGCGGTGTTCGCCGGCCCGGACAACATCGCCTACTCGGCGACGAAGGCCGACCAGGCCCACCAGGTGCGGCTGCTCGCCGCCGAGTTGGGCGAGCACGGGATCCGGGTGAACGGCGTCAACCCCGACGGGGTGGTGCGCGGCTCCGGGATCTTCGCGGGCGGCTGGGGGGCACAGCGGGCCGCGGTGTACGGGGTGCCGGAGGAAGAGCTGGGCGAGTTCTACGCCAGGCGGACCCTGCTCAAGCGGGAGGTGCTGCCCGAGCACGTGGCCAACGCGGTGTTCGCGCTGACGGGCGGAGAGCTCACCCACACCACCGGGCTGCACGTCCCGGTCGACGCGGGCGTGGCGGCCGCCTTCCTGCGATGA
- a CDS encoding ABC transporter permease, whose protein sequence is MPESLTRAIRWDTVVGALLIVLLLLSFGFVDGFGNALNLSFLLGNTLPIALIALPMTLLVVAGEIDLSVASTAGLSGAVMGRLWNAGLAIETITPLCLLLGICCGLVNGLLVTRLGLPSLAVTIGTLAAYRGIAQIVLGSDAVTDFPTRYLDFAAGRLGDTFLPQAFLPFLVLLAVAVVVLHATPFGRSLFAVGASEEAARFAGIRVRRTKLLLFVATGFTSALTGVFWALHYASARYDNATGLELSVVAAVLLGGIDFDGGKGTLGGAVAGVFLLGASQNVMSLLNVSAQSQIVVTGVLLVVSVLGPRVARQVALARAFGSAG, encoded by the coding sequence ATGCCTGAGTCGCTGACCCGCGCCATCCGCTGGGACACGGTGGTCGGCGCGCTCCTGATCGTCCTGCTCCTGCTGTCCTTCGGCTTCGTGGACGGCTTCGGCAACGCCCTCAACCTGTCGTTCCTCCTCGGCAACACCCTCCCCATCGCGCTGATCGCCCTGCCGATGACCCTGCTGGTCGTCGCCGGCGAGATCGACCTGTCCGTCGCCTCCACGGCGGGCCTGTCCGGCGCGGTCATGGGCAGACTGTGGAACGCGGGCCTGGCCATCGAGACGATCACCCCGCTGTGCCTGCTGCTCGGGATCTGCTGCGGGCTGGTCAACGGCCTGCTGGTGACCCGGCTCGGGCTGCCCTCCCTCGCCGTCACCATCGGCACCCTCGCCGCCTACCGGGGCATCGCCCAGATCGTCCTCGGCTCCGACGCGGTCACCGACTTTCCCACCCGGTACCTGGACTTCGCGGCCGGCCGGCTCGGCGACACGTTCCTGCCGCAGGCCTTCCTGCCCTTCCTGGTGCTGCTCGCCGTCGCCGTCGTCGTCCTGCACGCCACCCCGTTCGGCCGGTCGCTGTTCGCGGTCGGCGCGAGCGAGGAGGCGGCGCGGTTCGCAGGCATCCGGGTCAGGCGCACCAAGCTGCTGCTGTTCGTCGCCACCGGGTTCACGTCCGCCCTGACCGGCGTCTTCTGGGCCCTGCACTACGCGAGCGCCCGCTACGACAACGCCACGGGCCTCGAACTCTCCGTCGTCGCCGCGGTGCTGCTGGGCGGGATCGACTTCGACGGAGGGAAGGGGACGCTGGGGGGTGCGGTCGCCGGGGTGTTCCTGCTGGGGGCGTCGCAGAACGTGATGAGTCTGCTGAACGTTTCCGCGCAGTCGCAGATCGTTGTCACCGGCGTGTTGTTGGTCGTGTCCGTGCTGGGGCCCCGCGTGGCTCGGCAGGTTGCCCTTGCCAGGGCGTTCGGCTCCGCCGGGTAG
- a CDS encoding sugar ABC transporter ATP-binding protein produces MTHPPDTGPAPVLALKGVSKSFGAVRALRDVSLELLPGEVHALAGENGAGKSTLIKTLAGVHRPDTGQVLLDGRPVVFHGPGDARDAGIAVIYQEPTLFPDLSIAENIFMGRQPRRALGRIDHKATRSATAALMKRLGVDLDPDRPARGLSIADQQIVEIAKALSFDARVLIMDEPTAALTGSEVARLFGVVRTLRDQGAAVLFISHRLEEIFQICARVTTLRDGARIAGEAVDGMTEDDLVRRMVGRDLAELYPKQQVEAGDVALSVRRLTREGVFTDVSFEVRRGEIVGLAGLVGAGRTEVARAVFGVDRWDAGEVEVDGRRLTNGAPSTAMAAGLALVPEDRRAQGLVMDMSIERNIGLTGLRTTVKAGLMDRGAERSRSLDWAVRLQVKYARIADTVATLSGGNQQKVVLAKWLATGPKVLIVDEPTRGIDVGTKAEVHRLLGELAADGVAVLMISSDLPEILGMADRVLVMHEGRITAELPRSRATEETVMAAATGGTAVPGGTVTGGTAA; encoded by the coding sequence ATGACCCACCCGCCTGACACGGGACCGGCACCGGTGCTCGCGCTGAAGGGCGTCTCCAAGTCCTTCGGCGCCGTACGGGCCCTGCGGGACGTCTCCCTGGAGCTGCTGCCCGGCGAGGTGCACGCCCTCGCCGGGGAGAACGGCGCGGGCAAGTCGACCCTGATCAAGACCCTGGCCGGGGTGCACCGCCCGGACACCGGACAGGTGCTGCTCGACGGCCGGCCCGTCGTCTTCCACGGACCCGGTGACGCCCGCGACGCCGGGATCGCCGTGATCTACCAGGAGCCGACGCTCTTCCCCGATCTGTCCATCGCCGAGAACATCTTCATGGGCCGTCAGCCCCGGCGCGCCCTCGGCAGGATCGACCACAAGGCCACGCGCTCCGCGACGGCCGCCCTGATGAAGCGGCTCGGCGTCGACCTCGACCCCGACCGCCCGGCCCGCGGGCTGTCCATCGCCGACCAGCAGATCGTGGAGATCGCCAAGGCGCTCTCCTTCGACGCCCGGGTCCTGATCATGGACGAACCGACGGCCGCCCTGACCGGCAGCGAGGTCGCCCGCCTCTTCGGCGTCGTCCGCACCCTGCGCGACCAGGGCGCCGCCGTGCTGTTCATCTCGCACCGGCTGGAGGAGATCTTCCAGATCTGCGCACGGGTCACCACCCTGCGGGACGGCGCCCGGATCGCCGGCGAGGCGGTCGACGGCATGACCGAGGACGACCTGGTGCGCCGCATGGTCGGCCGCGACCTCGCCGAGCTGTATCCGAAACAGCAGGTCGAGGCCGGTGACGTCGCGCTCAGCGTCCGGCGGCTGACCCGCGAGGGCGTCTTCACCGACGTCTCCTTCGAGGTGCGCCGCGGCGAGATCGTCGGCCTCGCCGGACTGGTCGGCGCCGGCCGCACCGAGGTCGCCCGGGCCGTGTTCGGCGTCGACCGCTGGGACGCCGGCGAGGTCGAGGTCGACGGCCGCCGGCTCACCAACGGCGCCCCGTCCACCGCGATGGCCGCGGGGCTCGCCCTCGTCCCCGAGGACCGGCGCGCCCAGGGCCTGGTGATGGACATGTCCATCGAGCGGAACATCGGCCTGACCGGACTGCGCACCACCGTGAAGGCCGGCCTGATGGACCGCGGCGCCGAGCGCAGCCGCTCCCTGGACTGGGCCGTGCGGCTCCAGGTGAAGTACGCCCGGATCGCCGACACCGTCGCCACCCTGTCCGGCGGCAACCAGCAGAAGGTCGTCCTCGCCAAGTGGCTCGCCACCGGCCCCAAGGTGCTGATCGTCGACGAGCCCACGCGCGGCATCGACGTCGGCACCAAGGCCGAGGTGCACCGGCTGCTCGGCGAGCTGGCCGCCGACGGCGTCGCCGTCCTAATGATCTCCTCCGACCTGCCCGAGATCCTCGGCATGGCCGACCGCGTGCTGGTCATGCACGAGGGCCGGATCACCGCCGAACTTCCCCGCTCCCGAGCAACTGAGGAAACCGTGATGGCCGCAGCGACCGGGGGGACCGCAGTCCCCGGAGGGACAGTCACCGGGGGGACCGCCGCATGA